The Edaphobacter sp. 12200R-103 genome contains a region encoding:
- the yidD gene encoding membrane protein insertion efficiency factor YidD, with protein MPEPEPSPLARILFRIYKSVLSPALHALSPSQCLYLPTCSEYAYVALARFGPFKGSWLTLRRIARCHPFAKGGFDPVPDR; from the coding sequence ATGCCCGAACCAGAACCCAGCCCGCTGGCCCGCATCCTCTTCCGCATCTATAAATCTGTGCTGTCTCCCGCTCTCCACGCCCTCAGCCCCTCCCAGTGCCTCTACCTCCCCACCTGCTCGGAGTACGCCTACGTCGCGCTCGCCCGCTTCGGCCCCTTCAAAGGCTCCTGGCTCACCCTGCGCCGCATCGCCCGCTGCCACCCCTTCGCCAAAGGCGGCTTCGACCCCGTCCCCGACCGCTGA
- the cobO gene encoding cob(I)yrinic acid a,c-diamide adenosyltransferase encodes MTETSRRGLILINTGPGKGKTTASFGTCLRAVGNGMRVLILQFLKGSWHYGELDAIEALGKTFGTPDDPAIVIRQLGRGFVKVGGAETDPEDLRLVEEAWSEAAAAILSGDWDLVVLDEINYAIGYRMLDPEKVAEVLRKKPEMVHVILTGRNAHPTLIELADTVTEMREVKHAYQKGILAQRGIEF; translated from the coding sequence ATGACTGAAACCTCTCGCCGCGGACTCATTCTTATCAACACCGGCCCAGGCAAAGGTAAGACCACTGCCTCTTTCGGAACCTGCCTTCGCGCCGTCGGTAATGGCATGCGCGTTCTTATCCTGCAGTTCCTCAAGGGTTCCTGGCACTACGGCGAACTGGACGCCATCGAGGCTCTCGGCAAAACCTTCGGCACTCCCGACGATCCCGCCATCGTCATCCGCCAGTTGGGCCGCGGCTTCGTTAAGGTAGGCGGCGCCGAAACCGACCCCGAAGACCTCCGCCTCGTCGAAGAGGCCTGGTCCGAGGCAGCCGCCGCCATCCTCTCCGGCGACTGGGACCTGGTCGTGCTCGACGAGATCAACTACGCCATCGGCTACAGGATGCTCGACCCCGAAAAGGTTGCCGAGGTCCTCCGCAAGAAGCCCGAGATGGTCCACGTCATCCTGACCGGGCGCAACGCCCACCCCACCCTGATCGAGCTGGCCGACACCGTCACCGAGATGCGCGAGGTCAAACACGCCTACCAGAAGGGGATCCTGGCCCAGCGCGGCATCGAGTTCTGA
- a CDS encoding DUF481 domain-containing protein: MTGRLMHSSGDTVTFHSDMAGDINVSWSKVKELRSQRQFVVLGKNQRWSWRAIRNVPAGSINVENDKIELKGRGEAEVMPIKETADVLDAETFNREAVQEVNFFRRWTGAASLGLTTVKATQNNYTYTTGVALMRSMPSVAYLPPRNRTTLNFTGSYSRITQRQAQDAPQLPDLKTSIFHGDSERDEYITSRIYLLVGTAFDHNFSQGLDLQQIYGGGVGWTVLKRPNQTLDLKATLQYEKQQFLATSLNANTNLIGSTFSLSYLRKLPFKAVFQQQMQYLPAYNQPSAYSANETNSLTFPVYKRLGFQIGTQDSYLNNPPPVMYPAPINQRNSFQVTSGISYRLK; this comes from the coding sequence ATGACCGGAAGGCTGATGCACTCCAGCGGGGATACGGTCACCTTCCACAGCGATATGGCTGGCGACATCAACGTGAGCTGGTCGAAGGTGAAGGAGCTGCGCTCACAGCGGCAGTTTGTGGTGCTTGGCAAAAACCAGCGCTGGAGCTGGCGCGCCATCCGCAACGTTCCCGCCGGCTCCATCAACGTGGAGAACGACAAGATCGAGCTGAAGGGGAGAGGAGAGGCAGAGGTGATGCCGATCAAGGAGACGGCCGACGTTCTTGATGCCGAGACCTTCAACCGCGAGGCGGTTCAGGAGGTCAACTTCTTCCGCCGCTGGACCGGAGCGGCCAGCCTGGGGCTGACCACCGTCAAAGCCACCCAGAACAATTACACCTACACCACCGGCGTGGCGCTGATGCGAAGCATGCCCAGCGTTGCCTATCTGCCGCCGCGCAACCGCACGACGCTCAACTTCACCGGATCGTACAGCAGGATCACCCAGCGACAGGCCCAGGACGCGCCGCAGCTTCCCGACCTGAAGACCTCCATCTTTCACGGCGACTCGGAACGAGACGAGTACATCACCTCGCGGATCTACCTGCTGGTGGGAACGGCCTTCGACCACAACTTCTCCCAGGGCCTGGACCTGCAACAGATCTACGGCGGCGGAGTCGGTTGGACCGTCCTTAAACGGCCGAACCAGACGCTTGATCTGAAGGCAACCCTTCAGTATGAGAAGCAGCAGTTCCTGGCGACTTCGCTCAACGCCAACACCAACCTGATCGGCTCGACCTTCAGCCTGAGCTACCTTCGCAAGCTGCCGTTCAAGGCTGTCTTTCAGCAGCAGATGCAGTACCTGCCGGCCTACAACCAGCCAAGTGCCTACTCCGCCAACGAGACCAACAGCCTCACCTTCCCGGTCTACAAGCGGCTGGGATTCCAGATCGGCACGCAGGACAGCTATCTGAACAATCCGCCGCCGGTGATGTATCCAGCGCCCATAAACCAGAGGAACTCATTCCAGGTCACCAGCGGAATCAGCTACAGGCTCAAATAA
- the katG gene encoding catalase/peroxidase HPI, translating to MSTEAKCPFPHGGAAVRTNRDWWPNQLNLNLLHAHSSLSDPMGEEFDYAKEFQSLDYEALKKDLTALMTDSQDWWPADFGHYGPLFVRMAWHSAGTYRTFDGRGGGGRGQQRFAPINSWPDNVNLDRARRLLWPIKQKYGKKISWADLLILAGNVALESMGFKTFGFAGGRADVWEPDLDVNWGHETTWLGTDKRYSGERDLANPFGATTMGLIYVNPEGPEGVPDPLKAAIDIRETFARMAMNDEETVALIAGGHTFGKTHGAGPGTHLGREPEGTTIEEQGLGWSNAYASGVAGDAIGSGLEVTWTTQPTKWTNEFFDHLFKYEWELTKSPGGAHQWKPKGDEGANTVPDAHDPNKRKQPNMLTTDLSLRFDPIYGPISRRFLEHPEEFADAFARAWFKLTHRDMGPRSRYLGPEAPKEELIWQDPVPAVDHVLVNDQDIAALKQKVLASGLTVSELVSTAWASAATFRGSDKRGGANGARIRLAPQKDWKVNEPERLAKVLKKLEGIQNEFNGAQSGGKKISLADLIVLAGCAGVEQAAKNAGIHVTVPFTPGRTDASQEQTDVESFALLEPKADGFRSYWTGETDGTAEVELLDKAQLLRLTAPELTVLLGGLRVLNINYGQARYGVFTDRPEALTNDFFVNLLDMKTVWKAVSSDENTFEGRNRKTGEVRWTATRADLIFGSNSQLRALSEVYGSADSHEKFVKDFAAVWNKVMNLDRFDLAACN from the coding sequence ATGTCAACTGAAGCGAAGTGCCCGTTCCCTCACGGTGGTGCCGCGGTAAGAACGAACCGTGACTGGTGGCCGAATCAACTGAACCTGAATCTGCTGCATGCGCACTCGTCGCTGTCCGATCCGATGGGTGAAGAGTTCGATTACGCGAAGGAGTTTCAGAGCCTCGATTATGAAGCCCTGAAGAAGGACCTGACGGCCCTGATGACAGACTCGCAGGACTGGTGGCCCGCCGACTTCGGCCACTATGGACCGCTGTTTGTCCGCATGGCCTGGCACAGCGCCGGAACCTATCGCACGTTCGACGGGCGCGGCGGCGGCGGCAGGGGACAGCAGCGTTTTGCTCCGATCAACAGCTGGCCCGACAACGTCAACCTCGACCGCGCGCGGCGCCTGCTGTGGCCCATCAAGCAGAAGTACGGCAAAAAAATCTCGTGGGCCGACCTGCTGATCCTCGCAGGCAACGTCGCCCTGGAGTCGATGGGCTTCAAGACCTTCGGCTTCGCCGGCGGACGCGCCGATGTGTGGGAGCCCGATCTGGACGTCAACTGGGGACACGAGACAACGTGGCTCGGAACCGACAAGCGCTACTCGGGAGAGCGCGATCTCGCAAACCCGTTCGGCGCGACCACGATGGGCCTGATCTACGTCAACCCCGAGGGTCCCGAGGGCGTACCGGACCCGCTGAAGGCGGCGATCGATATCCGCGAGACCTTTGCCCGCATGGCGATGAACGACGAGGAGACAGTCGCGCTGATCGCAGGCGGCCACACCTTCGGCAAGACGCACGGAGCAGGCCCGGGCACGCACCTGGGACGCGAACCCGAAGGGACCACGATCGAAGAGCAGGGGCTTGGCTGGAGCAACGCCTACGCCTCCGGCGTTGCGGGCGACGCCATCGGCAGCGGCCTTGAGGTGACCTGGACGACGCAGCCCACAAAGTGGACGAACGAGTTCTTCGACCACCTGTTCAAGTACGAGTGGGAGCTGACCAAGAGCCCCGGCGGAGCGCATCAGTGGAAGCCCAAGGGCGACGAAGGCGCCAACACGGTGCCGGACGCTCACGACCCCAACAAGCGCAAGCAGCCGAACATGCTGACGACGGACCTTTCGCTGCGCTTCGACCCGATCTATGGCCCCATCTCACGCCGGTTCCTCGAGCACCCGGAGGAGTTTGCCGACGCCTTCGCGCGTGCGTGGTTCAAGCTGACGCATCGCGATATGGGGCCGCGCTCCCGCTACCTTGGACCGGAGGCGCCGAAGGAGGAGCTCATCTGGCAGGACCCGGTTCCCGCCGTCGATCACGTCCTGGTGAACGATCAGGACATCGCCGCGCTCAAGCAGAAGGTCCTGGCCTCGGGCCTGACGGTGTCGGAGCTTGTTTCGACAGCATGGGCTTCGGCCGCGACCTTCCGTGGCTCCGACAAGCGCGGCGGCGCCAACGGCGCGCGCATTCGCCTTGCGCCCCAGAAGGACTGGAAGGTCAATGAGCCCGAACGGCTGGCAAAGGTGCTGAAGAAGCTCGAAGGCATCCAGAACGAGTTCAATGGCGCGCAGAGCGGCGGCAAGAAGATCTCGCTTGCCGACCTCATCGTGCTCGCGGGCTGCGCCGGGGTCGAGCAGGCCGCGAAGAACGCGGGCATCCACGTGACCGTCCCATTCACACCGGGCCGCACGGACGCTTCGCAGGAGCAGACCGACGTGGAATCCTTCGCCCTGCTGGAGCCGAAGGCCGACGGCTTCCGCTCCTATTGGACCGGGGAGACCGACGGAACCGCCGAAGTGGAGTTGCTGGACAAGGCACAACTGCTGCGCCTGACCGCGCCGGAGCTGACGGTGCTGCTCGGCGGCCTGCGCGTACTGAACATCAACTACGGGCAGGCTCGGTATGGCGTGTTCACAGACAGGCCCGAGGCCTTGACCAACGATTTCTTCGTCAACCTGCTGGATATGAAAACCGTGTGGAAGGCGGTCTCGAGCGATGAAAACACGTTTGAGGGAAGAAACCGGAAGACAGGTGAGGTGAGGTGGACGGCAACACGCGCCGACCTTATCTTCGGCTCGAACTCGCAGCTTCGGGCTCTGTCCGAGGTCTACGGCAGTGCGGACTCGCACGAGAAGTTCGTCAAGGACTTCGCGGCGGTCTGGAACAAGGTGATGAACCTGGACCGCTTCGACCTGGCGGCCTGCAACTAG
- a CDS encoding ABC transporter permease — protein MGSILQDIRHGLRRLRRSPGFTLPALLTLTLGIGATTAIFTLSYQVILRSLPVDHPEQLYKVGKEIECCVDGGLQTDWRIFSYDLYRTLRDQTPGIDGLAAVEAGTTTVGARIPGDAAAQTLDLRFVSGNYFSVLGVRPMTGRLLTPKDDREGAAPVAVVSDAVWKLKFHQDPALVGSTITLTGHPVTIVGITPEGFFGDRNSADPAGVWVPLAQEPIFNPIRQLYKTPNAHWLDLLARISNKNNVAPAESAMRVELVRWLRTNRDPQSRDTEADIAKQTTELAPASDGINNLRDNYEKSLILLQLIAAFVLVIACANLANLMLVRGVARRQELSIRCALGAPRSRLIREMLVESVTLAVFGGISGLLVAYAGVKAILAVVMRGVSIDPLSASPSLPVLLFALAVSGLTGILFGIAPALLASRLDPADALRGANRTIGNISGLQRALVIVQAALSVALLSTSGLLILSLQRLQHQDYHFETHGRLIAFIDLQAAGYRYDQLDNLYRQLDQAFAAVPSLHDAAYATYSPMSYNNWSQGVAINGGDPNAKFNASYSAVSPRFFDAVGTRVLDGRTFTDEDTSTSRHVAVVNRMFVNKFLNGKQPIGVLFGPDRRVSTEFEIVGVVDDSKYGDPSKPTRPMFFTPMSQTTDYQHVNAPQTIRDQATKNEQYKHFASNIVVRYDGDAGAAMAAVRRVLQQVDADIPIRSLTTYDEQVGNYYTQQTLVVRLTIIFGVLALLLASIGLYGVTAYGVARRVPEIGLRMALGADRGDVVRLILRGAAMQTGIGLLLGIPAALLAGHYLQSQLYQMSGYSPAILIGACAVLALSSLIAGAMPARRASRVDPMQALRTE, from the coding sequence ATGGGATCGATCCTGCAGGATATTCGTCACGGTCTACGACGGCTGAGAAGATCGCCCGGATTCACGCTGCCGGCATTGCTGACCCTGACCCTGGGCATCGGTGCGACCACGGCCATCTTCACGCTGAGCTATCAGGTCATCCTCCGCTCCCTGCCGGTCGACCACCCCGAGCAGCTCTATAAGGTCGGCAAGGAGATCGAGTGCTGCGTCGACGGCGGTCTGCAGACGGACTGGCGCATCTTCTCCTACGATCTCTACCGCACGCTGCGCGACCAGACCCCGGGCATCGACGGCCTGGCCGCAGTGGAGGCTGGCACAACGACGGTCGGAGCGCGGATTCCAGGAGATGCAGCCGCCCAGACGCTCGATCTGCGCTTTGTCTCCGGCAACTACTTCTCCGTGCTGGGCGTAAGGCCGATGACGGGTCGGCTGCTGACCCCGAAGGACGACCGCGAGGGAGCGGCTCCCGTCGCCGTCGTCAGCGATGCCGTGTGGAAGCTGAAGTTCCATCAGGACCCCGCGCTGGTCGGCTCGACTATCACGCTGACAGGTCATCCCGTCACCATCGTCGGCATCACCCCGGAGGGCTTCTTCGGGGACAGAAACTCCGCCGACCCGGCAGGCGTCTGGGTTCCTCTCGCGCAGGAGCCCATCTTCAACCCGATACGTCAGCTTTACAAAACACCGAACGCGCACTGGCTCGACCTGCTCGCCCGGATCAGCAACAAAAACAACGTAGCCCCGGCGGAGAGCGCCATGCGGGTGGAGCTCGTCCGTTGGCTGCGCACCAATCGCGACCCGCAATCGCGCGACACCGAAGCCGATATCGCCAAGCAGACCACCGAGCTTGCTCCCGCAAGCGACGGCATCAACAACCTTCGCGACAACTATGAGAAGAGCCTGATCCTCCTGCAACTGATCGCTGCCTTTGTTCTCGTCATCGCCTGCGCCAACCTGGCCAACCTGATGCTGGTGCGCGGTGTGGCCCGGCGCCAGGAGCTCAGCATCCGCTGCGCCCTCGGAGCCCCGCGGTCCCGCCTCATTCGCGAGATGCTGGTCGAATCCGTCACCCTCGCCGTCTTCGGCGGGATCTCCGGACTCCTCGTGGCATACGCCGGGGTCAAGGCGATCCTTGCGGTGGTGATGCGCGGCGTCTCGATCGATCCGCTCAGCGCCAGCCCGTCGCTGCCCGTGCTGCTCTTCGCTCTCGCCGTCTCCGGGCTCACCGGCATCCTCTTTGGAATCGCGCCTGCGCTGCTGGCCTCGCGGCTGGACCCCGCCGACGCTCTGCGCGGCGCCAATCGGACCATCGGCAATATCAGCGGGCTGCAGCGTGCGCTGGTCATCGTGCAGGCAGCCCTTTCGGTGGCACTACTCAGCACCTCCGGATTGCTGATCCTCAGCCTGCAGCGGCTCCAGCACCAGGATTATCACTTCGAGACGCACGGCAGGCTGATCGCGTTTATCGATCTTCAGGCAGCGGGCTATCGTTACGACCAGCTCGACAATCTCTACCGCCAGCTGGACCAGGCGTTCGCCGCTGTGCCCAGTCTGCATGATGCGGCTTACGCAACGTACAGTCCTATGTCCTACAACAACTGGAGTCAAGGCGTGGCGATCAACGGCGGCGATCCGAACGCAAAGTTCAATGCAAGCTATTCCGCAGTCTCACCGCGGTTCTTCGACGCAGTGGGAACCCGCGTTCTCGATGGCCGCACCTTCACCGATGAGGACACCTCCACCAGCCGTCACGTCGCCGTCGTCAACCGGATGTTCGTGAACAAGTTCCTCAACGGCAAGCAGCCCATCGGCGTCCTCTTCGGTCCCGACCGGCGCGTATCGACCGAGTTCGAGATCGTCGGCGTCGTCGACGACTCCAAGTATGGCGACCCCTCGAAGCCGACCCGTCCCATGTTCTTCACGCCGATGTCGCAGACGACGGACTATCAGCACGTCAACGCTCCGCAGACGATCCGCGACCAGGCGACGAAGAATGAGCAGTACAAGCACTTCGCCTCAAACATCGTCGTTCGCTACGACGGCGATGCCGGAGCGGCCATGGCGGCCGTGCGCCGCGTGCTCCAGCAGGTCGACGCCGATATTCCCATTCGTTCCCTGACCACCTACGACGAACAGGTTGGCAACTACTATACCCAGCAGACGCTGGTCGTCCGGCTGACCATCATCTTCGGCGTCCTTGCGCTGCTGCTCGCCTCCATCGGGCTGTACGGCGTCACCGCGTATGGAGTCGCAAGGCGCGTCCCCGAGATCGGGCTGCGCATGGCCCTGGGCGCAGACCGCGGAGACGTCGTTCGCCTCATCCTGCGGGGAGCCGCCATGCAGACTGGAATCGGCCTGCTGCTGGGAATTCCCGCAGCGCTGCTGGCAGGACACTACCTCCAATCGCAGCTCTACCAGATGAGCGGTTACAGCCCCGCCATCCTGATTGGAGCCTGCGCCGTGCTCGCATTGAGCTCGCTGATAGCAGGAGCCATGCCCGCGCGCAGAGCCTCGCGCGTCGATCCCATGCAGGCCCTGCGAACGGAGTGA
- a CDS encoding TonB-dependent receptor, with product MIARCKPYLPVGLCLFSLTCLAQSPQGTIAGTITDASGAAIAGAAVTAVSLQTNDTRTATTNGAGAYRIEAVLPGDYKISATAESFGTTSAPSAHVTSSVVTSVNLVLQAGGATASVDVSAEGELLRTDSGELSNTLNMQEVQTLPVSSLNPYALATTLPGVSMVKTVDLTNGTSFSVNGSRPRDNNFLIEGMDNNDQGLHGQAFQPANTEAIEEVTFLLNSFSSEFGHGGSVSNLIYRSGSNQFHGAVWDRLLNSSLNATDHADVLAGNPKNKSRENIFGFRIGGPIVKDRAFFFVSTQWDRLRQTANLGVLTLPTPAGYAKLQQYSSNPRIANLLKAYGDLRGTNPNFAKTLALGKDPVTQIDRGTVDFAGVQRSLGSQVNSYELVAKVDVNLRPSDKLQMRYIHAPQNTPYDTQNFPNQLPGFDTQQSGIVDNAGLTETHIFSSNLLNELRLSWSRIGFTFGLRPETAANPLAQIPAVSIAGVTGFGVPAGSVPQGRFHNTYQLQDAVSWTHGKHSLKVGFDVADIRIRDQIPFNYMGSIAYSDSIAAGYRSLGNYLDDFGGSSTNSGANIQFGNPIARPQIWSQNYYAQDTWKMMPNLSMDFGVRYEYNGTPFNSLGYPGFNSSDPACFPCNVRQQGDRNNIAPRIGFNYSPFAKGKTVISGGFGLFYDHIFSNIIANIQGSSPNAATKLILNSRNSPRGTADWSGVLDRITNKNPLPTDTSNVITSHLLDPENYQWNLRVQQELPADFVLSVAYVGNRGVHQYATTEFNPRQSGGPRLFPTRGRIIREDNTNDSMYHAGQVNLEHKMQHGVMLRAAYTFAKNMDTGSELFTPSDGNWSTYAERQYPNPRGLEWGPSAFDNRHVFSLTYLYNPPVWHAEGSKRFAAAVANHWTIAGITSMYSGSPINVETSDIYDWNGDGIGNDRPMLANPKAPIGTYAIHADDFFDPSPGGYCDGAYAFTTNDDCHPVTLDQVHWVLAPYLTQGHDIRRNSLYSPFNQQWDMSVQRGFHIGERHTIDFRAESFNVFNHALTNQPATGSQPAHIVNSTLTSGILAPGQGTSTFLNYGLTHSGGRTLRFLLKYSF from the coding sequence GTGATTGCAAGATGCAAGCCTTATCTGCCGGTGGGCCTCTGCCTGTTTTCTTTAACCTGCCTTGCGCAATCGCCGCAGGGAACGATCGCCGGTACGATCACGGACGCCTCGGGCGCTGCGATTGCGGGAGCCGCTGTAACTGCGGTTTCGCTGCAGACGAACGACACGCGCACGGCGACGACGAACGGCGCCGGTGCGTATCGCATCGAGGCTGTGCTTCCGGGCGACTACAAGATTTCGGCGACGGCGGAGAGCTTCGGGACGACGTCTGCTCCCAGCGCTCATGTAACCAGCTCTGTGGTGACTTCGGTGAATCTGGTGCTGCAGGCCGGCGGTGCGACCGCCTCGGTCGATGTCTCGGCTGAGGGCGAGCTGCTGCGCACGGACAGTGGTGAGCTGAGCAATACGCTCAATATGCAAGAGGTCCAGACGCTGCCTGTTTCCAGCCTGAATCCTTATGCACTGGCAACCACGCTGCCGGGTGTATCCATGGTTAAGACGGTTGACCTGACGAATGGAACTTCGTTCTCAGTCAACGGCTCGCGCCCGCGCGATAACAACTTTCTTATTGAAGGAATGGACAACAACGACCAGGGCCTTCACGGGCAGGCGTTCCAGCCTGCGAATACCGAGGCGATCGAAGAAGTTACGTTCCTCCTTAATTCCTTCTCTTCCGAGTTTGGCCATGGAGGATCTGTTTCCAACCTGATTTACCGCAGCGGAAGCAATCAGTTCCACGGAGCCGTATGGGACCGCTTACTCAACTCTTCTTTGAATGCGACCGACCACGCGGATGTTCTGGCCGGCAACCCGAAGAATAAATCGCGAGAGAACATCTTTGGCTTCAGGATTGGGGGACCGATCGTAAAGGATCGCGCCTTCTTCTTTGTATCGACGCAATGGGATCGTTTACGGCAGACAGCAAACCTTGGTGTTCTGACCCTTCCGACCCCTGCGGGATATGCGAAGCTGCAGCAGTATTCGTCCAATCCTCGCATTGCGAATCTGCTCAAGGCGTATGGGGATCTTCGGGGTACCAATCCCAACTTTGCCAAGACGCTGGCTTTAGGAAAGGATCCTGTAACTCAGATCGATCGAGGCACGGTGGATTTTGCCGGAGTCCAGCGGAGCCTGGGAAGCCAGGTGAACAGCTATGAGCTGGTGGCCAAGGTCGACGTTAATCTGAGACCGTCGGATAAGTTGCAGATGCGCTATATTCACGCTCCGCAGAATACTCCGTACGACACGCAGAACTTTCCGAACCAGCTTCCAGGGTTCGACACGCAGCAATCGGGAATCGTCGATAACGCTGGACTGACAGAAACACATATCTTCAGCTCCAATCTGCTGAATGAGCTTCGTCTGTCGTGGAGCCGTATCGGCTTCACGTTCGGTCTTCGTCCGGAGACTGCTGCGAACCCATTGGCTCAAATACCGGCAGTTTCGATTGCTGGAGTTACCGGCTTCGGCGTTCCGGCCGGATCCGTTCCGCAAGGGCGGTTCCACAATACTTATCAGTTGCAGGACGCGGTGAGCTGGACCCATGGGAAGCATTCCCTCAAGGTGGGCTTCGACGTTGCCGATATCCGAATTCGTGATCAAATTCCCTTCAACTACATGGGATCGATCGCTTATTCCGACTCGATCGCGGCCGGGTACCGCTCCCTTGGCAATTATCTGGATGACTTTGGGGGCAGCAGTACAAATAGCGGAGCGAATATCCAATTCGGCAATCCGATCGCGAGGCCGCAGATCTGGTCGCAGAATTACTATGCCCAGGATACCTGGAAGATGATGCCGAATCTATCAATGGATTTTGGCGTCCGCTATGAATACAACGGCACTCCCTTCAATTCTCTCGGCTACCCTGGATTCAATTCTTCCGATCCGGCATGCTTTCCCTGCAATGTTCGCCAGCAGGGTGACAGAAACAACATCGCTCCCAGAATAGGCTTCAACTATTCTCCATTCGCTAAAGGCAAGACGGTCATCAGCGGCGGATTCGGTCTTTTCTACGATCACATCTTCAGCAATATCATTGCGAATATTCAGGGAAGTTCTCCGAACGCGGCGACCAAGCTGATACTGAATAGCCGCAACTCGCCTCGAGGAACTGCAGACTGGTCCGGCGTACTGGATCGGATCACCAATAAGAATCCTCTGCCGACCGATACTTCGAATGTGATTACCAGTCATCTTCTGGACCCGGAAAACTATCAATGGAATCTGAGGGTGCAGCAGGAGCTCCCCGCAGATTTCGTACTTTCCGTGGCGTATGTAGGGAACAGGGGCGTCCATCAATACGCCACGACGGAATTTAACCCGCGACAGTCCGGTGGACCACGGCTCTTTCCCACGCGAGGGCGAATCATCCGGGAAGATAATACGAATGATTCGATGTACCACGCCGGACAGGTCAACCTCGAACACAAGATGCAGCATGGGGTGATGCTGCGGGCGGCTTATACCTTTGCGAAGAATATGGACACGGGTTCGGAGCTGTTTACGCCTTCCGATGGAAACTGGTCGACGTACGCAGAACGTCAATACCCAAATCCGAGGGGTCTGGAATGGGGACCGTCTGCCTTTGATAATCGGCATGTATTCTCCCTGACCTATCTGTACAACCCTCCGGTATGGCATGCGGAAGGCTCAAAGCGATTTGCAGCAGCAGTGGCAAATCACTGGACGATTGCGGGAATTACCTCCATGTATAGCGGATCACCCATCAACGTTGAGACCAGTGATATCTATGACTGGAATGGGGACGGGATTGGGAACGACCGGCCCATGCTGGCGAATCCAAAGGCTCCGATAGGAACTTATGCAATTCACGCAGACGATTTTTTTGATCCTTCTCCGGGAGGATATTGCGATGGCGCTTATGCTTTCACCACGAACGACGATTGCCATCCTGTAACGCTGGATCAGGTTCATTGGGTTTTAGCTCCCTATCTGACCCAGGGCCACGACATCCGGCGCAATTCGCTTTATTCTCCGTTCAACCAGCAATGGGACATGTCGGTGCAACGTGGGTTTCATATCGGGGAACGTCACACCATCGATTTCCGTGCGGAGTCGTTCAATGTGTTCAACCATGCTCTGACGAATCAGCCTGCGACAGGGAGTCAGCCTGCTCACATCGTGAACTCCACGCTAACCAGCGGCATTCTGGCTCCCGGTCAGGGAACATCCACCTTCCTTAACTATGGCCTGACACATTCAGGAGGACGCACACTGCGGTTCCTGCTGAAGTACAGCTTCTAA
- a CDS encoding LysR family transcriptional regulator — translation MEFHQLRYVCAVAETGSFSRAAERCQIAQPSLSQQVLKLEENLGAKLFDRLGRSVRLTEAGRAFIPHARSILEQMETARSSVAQKNADVRGSVSLGVIPTISPYLVPRYTTSFAKRFPDAKLRIVEDVTPVLIESLRELSIDIAILALPLRHKDLELFPLRTEPLFAVLPKEHRLAGAASLSLRDLRGEPFVMLRDGHCFRDLSLATCARARITPNIAFESGQFSSLFGMVAAGVGISLAPEMAVDRNAGCRYIRLSDVRATRTVVAAVLRGRSFNRVQRAFLSGMQK, via the coding sequence ATGGAATTTCACCAGCTTCGTTACGTCTGCGCCGTGGCCGAGACCGGCAGCTTCAGCCGCGCTGCCGAGCGCTGCCAGATTGCGCAACCATCTCTGTCGCAACAGGTTCTCAAACTCGAGGAGAACCTGGGAGCAAAGCTCTTTGACCGGCTGGGCCGCAGCGTCCGCCTTACCGAGGCGGGTCGCGCCTTTATTCCGCACGCCCGCTCCATCCTGGAGCAGATGGAGACGGCGCGGTCGAGCGTGGCGCAGAAGAACGCCGACGTGCGCGGCAGCGTATCCCTCGGTGTCATCCCTACCATCTCGCCCTACCTGGTGCCTCGGTATACGACCAGCTTTGCGAAGCGATTCCCCGACGCAAAGCTGCGCATCGTCGAAGACGTAACCCCGGTGCTCATCGAGAGCCTGCGCGAGCTGTCCATTGACATCGCCATCCTCGCACTTCCGCTGCGTCACAAAGACCTGGAGCTGTTCCCTCTCAGGACCGAACCGCTCTTTGCCGTGCTGCCCAAGGAGCATCGGCTCGCCGGCGCTGCATCGCTCTCCCTGCGTGACCTGCGCGGCGAGCCCTTTGTGATGCTGCGGGACGGCCACTGCTTCCGCGATCTCAGTCTCGCCACCTGCGCCCGCGCCCGGATCACGCCCAACATTGCCTTTGAGAGCGGACAGTTCAGCAGCCTCTTCGGGATGGTGGCCGCTGGTGTCGGCATCTCGCTCGCGCCTGAGATGGCCGTCGACCGCAACGCCGGCTGTCGCTACATCCGTCTTAGCGACGTGCGGGCAACGCGCACGGTTGTCGCCGCCGTGCTGCGCGGTCGCAGCTTCAACCGTGTGCAGCGCGCTTTTCTGTCAGGGATGCAGAAGTAA